The Chloroflexota bacterium genome segment GCCATAGGTAGGCAGGTTGCCCGCATTCGAGTAAAATGCAGTCAGCCCTGTCGCTATCTCTGGTAGCGGTTGGGTTAGTGCCGTGGGAGTGCGTCCAACACTTGCGCGGCACGTCTTACGGATTCAATTGTCTTACTTCAAGGCAATTATACCATAGCTTGTCAAACCTTGCGCTTTCGCCCGCGCCGCTCGCCTTTGGCGCGTTGCTCTTTCAGGTAGGCTAGTAGCGACTTGCGGCTAACCTGCCATGTCTCCCCAAACTTCTGCGCCTGAACCTCGCCGGCGCGAATGATGCGCCGCAAGTGGTCAAGGTGATACCCGCTCAACTCGGCGGCCGCGCGTGTGGTAATCCAGTCCTGCGCCATAATCGCCCCCAATTCCAGTGTACCGCGATTATACCCCGTGGCTATGCGGTTGTGAAGGTGCGCCCGGCTTGCCCCTACTCGCCGCCGGCCGTTGCTGCCAGCCGCGCCGCCCGGCGTGCTTCCCGCTTGCGCTCGGCGTCCTGTGCGGCGAGTGCCGCCGCGTCCTGCGCGGCCTGTTCCTTGCGGTAGTCAAGCGCCAACTCAATCAGGGTATGCGAGCCGATTTTCATAAAGCCGGGCGTCGCGTCATCTTTGGCAAGCGCCCCGATTTCCTCTTCGGGCGTGACGCCCGCTGCCTCGCGCGTGGCGAGTTCGGTAAGTGTGATGGGCGTCTCACCCAACAGGTAGCGCGATAGCCAGTCGCGCGCCGACTTGTCGCCCGCTTTGGCGTCGGCCACCGCGCGCGCCACAATCTGCCGCCAATCGTCAAGCGTGATGCTGTCGGCCATGCTCGCCAGGTACGCGCGCTCTGTCGCTCTCGGCGGCCGGCCCGGTCCGCCCGGATTGCCCGCCGTGAATGTGCCGTCTGCGTTTCGATAGTCTGTCATCTTGCCTTGCCTCCGATATTGCGCCGTCTAAACGGGCGCACTTGGGACACCGCACCGCTCGCGGCGTCCATTCCGTTACCGTCCACTGGTAGCCGCATACAGGGCATGTCAGCGTGATTTTCACAGGCCCCTCATGGGTTAACCAATGGTATGCCATTGGTATACCGTATGCTTACCTTGAGCAAGCCCCTCAATTCGCGTTTCGCTTCTCTTCGCGCGGCGCGGCGCGGCTCCCAAATATCTCTTTGCGCTCGCGCCGTTCCTCGGCGTGCCGTTGACGTTGCCGCTCGGCGGCGTCTGCCGCGCCATTCGCGCGCGCGACGGCCTCCAAATCCGCACCCTCACACGCGCGCCACGTCTCGCCCTCGCGCGTGACGATTGCCCATACCTCACCTGTTCGGGCGTCCACAATGCGCGCCATGCGTGCCAGCGCCCGCGCTATCGTCGCTGTGCCGCGTCCGGTACGCTCGGCGAGTTCGGCCACGCTTAGCGCGCCGCTTTGCAGTTCCCCCCACACTTGCCCGGCCGTCTTGTCGCCCCGAAATGCGACATGCGTACACTTCCTCACAGGAAGGGGTATGGAAGTGTACGCAGTTGTAAGGGCGGGCGAAAGCCGAAAGACGGTTGACAGCGTGGCGGTAGCGGGTTTTTCGACAGCCAGCATACCAGCCGTTACTAGCCGATGCGTGGCGCGTGAAGCCGTCAACTTGTCCACTTGCGCGAGTTCTGCCAGCGTGCGGCAGGGTGCGGCATAGAGCGTGGCCCCGGCTGTGTGTGCGATATTGGCATGGGCGAGAAAGACAGCTCTATCGGTTGCGCCGGTGCGTCCGGGCCATGCGCGCGCGCTTGCCCATGCGATAGCTTGCGCGGCCATCTGGCGCGCGGGGGACGTGTGGGCGCTCGCGTAGCGTGCCGCCGCCCCGAATGAGTGGCGTAGGTAAGCCTCGGCGCGTTTGGGCGACGCGGCGTAGAGTTCTGCAAACTTGCCCCCGGCCGGGTAGCGAATGAACAGCGACAGAATGCCGGGGAAGTCAAAGCCCGAATTGATAAGCGACGTGATGACGGCTTGCTCGGCTTCGCTGCGTGACGGGTAACGGTCAATGCCCTCGCCGCTCAATAACGCCCATGCTCGGCGGGAGAAGCGCGCGCGGGCGGGCGTGTCTGCGGAAACTTGCGCCGACGTTTCGAGCGTGGGCACGATGGGCAACAGGTCGCGCGGGTCAATCGGCGGCAACTGCCGCCAATCGCCGGCGGTCAATTGGTAACGTGCCTGCCCGATGGTGGACGGCGGGGCGGCCACATACGCGCCGCACCCGAAACGCAGTTCGCCTTTGCCCATGTCGGGCGACAGGTTGCGCGCGTTGCCGGATAGCGGGCGCGTAAAGCGAACGTAGAAATGTCGCCCGCCGCTCGGCGTCGCAATCGTCGGGCAGTCCCCCGCGTCTATGCCCATGCCCGCCAGGTAGCGTGCGATGCGCTCGGCGGTGCCCGGCATGGCGTCATCGTCGGCGTCCAATACAGCCAGCCGCAAGCCGCCGCCGCACCGTAGCGCGATATTGGCGTCGGCAGGCGCATCGCGCCATTGCTTTGCCGGCGGCACTGTCGGCCAATCCGATGCGTGCGGCGCTTTGCCGTCGGGCACAAGTGGAATAGGGTCATAGTCAAGCGCCACATATACCGCGCGGGCGCTGGCAACGTTGCGGCGCATGGTCAATCGAAAAGTGGCAACTGTGCGCCGACTGTCTCGCCGTCGTGCGCCCACTCGGCGAGCGACAAAGCCCATTGCTCACCGAATCCGCGAGCTACCCGAAAGCCGCGCGTCCAAATCGTAGCCATGCTCGCCCGGTAAGTGCGCCCGGTCTCTGCGGCCGTGACATGCACCCACCGCGCGCCCGCGCGCTCGGCATCGTGCAACGTGCTCAAGTCGAATGCGATGGCCGGCGGCTTTGTGAGGAAGTGCCCGGCGCGTAGCGTTTTGTAGAAGGTATCGCCGCGTACATGCCCGACTATCACCCGCCCGACTCGGATTACCACCGCGCGCCGGTTGGTGCTATCATCGGCCTTAGAACGTGATGCGCGCCCGCGCACAGGATTGGCCGCCCGGTTGCCCGCCGGGCGGTTGTCTTTTGTCAGCATATCGGCCCCCGCTTGGCGCGTGGCGCTCTGCGCCTCAGCGTGCTTGTGGCGGCCGGTTCGGCGCTGGCAGTCGGCGCAGCGTCGGCCCCCGATGGCCGCCAATTGAGAATCAGCCAATAGGCGCGCGCTAGTAGCCGCGCTTGCTCGCGCTCGGCGTCAGTCGGCATATACATCAATAATCATCATTAGGCGTATCATGCAGTCGCAAATGCAATTGTGCCGCTCAAGCCACCGCACTGAAACATCCACATCGAAATCGTGTTTTTCAAGCCACCGGCGCGTATGGCGCACTGCGTCGCAGCGGCCCTCACAGTCGCACCCCATCGGGTTGTCATCTGTGATTGGCAGCACCGTTGCCAGGTAGTCAATCAAGAATTCAAGCGACTCGGCGTCCATGATTCCCCCTGTTCGTGATAGTGGTCAAACCCCTAGGGGCATCACGCCCCGGTATCAGGCTGTGGCGTCATCGCGCACCCCCTCGGCGGCCTGCGTGCCGGGCGTCGTGGCCTCGGCTGGCAGTAAGCCGCGCCGCATCAAATCGCCGCGAATCACAAAGCGGATTTGCTCGCGCGGGTCGCGCATTTCCGAATATGACACGCGCGCTAATGCCTCGGCTTCCGCGCGTGAAAACGTTACTAGAAATCGCGTCATGTGTCCCCCTGTAAAATGCGAATGGCTCATGTCATCTAACTGACATGAGCCATTATTGCACGCCCGCAAGGAAGGAAAAAGCCGCTAGGGTATTTTCTTCTTTTCCTTCTCCCTGTGCGCTTTCACCTCGCGCATTATCCCTTTGTCGGCCTTATGGCGCTTAAGCCTAAGTCGTGCATCTTCTAGCAGCTTCACACCTGCTTTATCCTTACCGTGTTTCCAGGCTATTTGTTCAGCAATCTCTTTCCAGTATCGCCCATCGCGCGCCCTTAGTTCCTCACCTTCTTGTGCTTTCGCGAGCCGGTAGATTAGCTCAGTATGGTCAAGTTTCGTGCGCCCCGGCCCGCGCTTGGCGTCGCTTGGCGTGGCGGGCGGCCCGCCGGTTGCATCGCTCGGCTGCTGCCCGGTTATCTTCGATGCATCGGCGTATTCGCGCGAAATCTCAGATAGCCACCGATTGAAGAATTGAACCAGGCTGTCTGGCCTGTCGTACATTAGGTGCGCAGTCACTTCGATTACCCGGCTATTCATCGGAATCACGTCAACCACGATGTACGGACCGTACATCTCGACCTGTCCGCCTGTCACATGTCCCCCGATTACTGACCAATGCCTGTCACTCTCTGCGCGCATTCCACCTAGCTTAATCTCGCCGCTTTCTGTTTTGAAGCTTGTCCTCCCCGGCCAGGATAGGCTGCTTGTGTTCAAAATCCAGTCCTGAAAATCCTTTGGAGTCGATTCTATCCTGAACGTGCGCACGATTGCCATATTGCCCCCGCAAAACAAACGCCCTCGCGTGATTGGACACGCAAGGGCGCAGGTGCTATGATTTCCCTGCCGATGCGCGTACACGCATTAGGCCATAGCCGCAGGTGTTAGCCCACCGTGCGGCGTTTCTATTTCGTTATCGCGTTGCGGGCGGTTCGCTCGCGCCGACATGCAGGGCGACGATAAAGCGCCCGTCCACATAGCCGCGTACCAGGCCGATGATAACTTGTGTCACAGTCAGCCCGGCGGCCGCCGCCTGCGCGTCTAGCGCCTCGGCGAGTTCGGCCGGCAGGCGCGCGGCGATAGTGTGGGTAGTCGGCTTGGCGGGTGTCTTTCGTTTCGTCATGGCTACAGTATACTCCCGGTTTACTTTACATGTCAAATTCTGTATAATGCAGTTTGACATAACAGCTATAGTGCGTGCCTCGGCTAGGTTTACAGTTTTCGGGCATGAGAAACGCCAATAGGCACAGGCATTCCCGCATATGGCCCGCAAACCGTCGCGCAATAAAACACGCCAAATAGGACATAACCCCCACTTTCAGCCCAAATAACGGCGGCCTGCCCGTTTCGAGCAAGGCGCTTTTTGGCGCGGTTCGCGTCAGAAATGCTAGCCTTTGCCAGCAGGCCCGCCCGCCTGCGGAATTGCCACGTGTGCGCAATTGCGCACATTCGATACCACCAGCAGGCCCGCCCGCCTGCGGAATTGCCCCGACAATTTGCCGGACGTGATGCGCCATTTTTCACCCCCTGTTTTCATTGGGGAATTGGGTATGTTTTTTGCCCTATCGTGCGTAGGATGGCCCCAGGCGGGCGAGTTTGCTTTCAACGTGTCACAGCACCTTTAACCGTTCCCGGAACCGTGCGAGCAAGTCCCGGCGCTCGGCTATCGGCGTTGCCCGATACTCGCGTATGAGCGTCTCGGCGAGCCGTACCGTTGCCTGCCGCTGTGCCGGCGTCATCTGGCGCAGCCAGGCGGTAAAGTCCTCATACGTCATGCGCTTTGCCATGTGGCTACCTCGCGCCTGCTAACAAAAGCTAATATTTCGGCCGCCCCCGCGCAACGCCCCGCCACGCTTCACCGCGTGCGCTCTGGCGCGCGTTTGGCGTGCGGCAGTTCATCTATGCCCCGACTGCCGCAAACGTGGCGCTAGGGC includes the following:
- a CDS encoding helix-turn-helix domain-containing protein; the encoded protein is MAQDWITTRAAAELSGYHLDHLRRIIRAGEVQAQKFGETWQVSRKSLLAYLKEQRAKGERRGRKRKV
- a CDS encoding bifunctional DNA primase/polymerase, with amino-acid sequence MRRNVASARAVYVALDYDPIPLVPDGKAPHASDWPTVPPAKQWRDAPADANIALRCGGGLRLAVLDADDDAMPGTAERIARYLAGMGIDAGDCPTIATPSGGRHFYVRFTRPLSGNARNLSPDMGKGELRFGCGAYVAAPPSTIGQARYQLTAGDWRQLPPIDPRDLLPIVPTLETSAQVSADTPARARFSRRAWALLSGEGIDRYPSRSEAEQAVITSLINSGFDFPGILSLFIRYPAGGKFAELYAASPKRAEAYLRHSFGAAARYASAHTSPARQMAAQAIAWASARAWPGRTGATDRAVFLAHANIAHTAGATLYAAPCRTLAELAQVDKLTASRATHRLVTAGMLAVEKPATATLSTVFRLSPALTTAYTSIPLPVRKCTHVAFRGDKTAGQVWGELQSGALSVAELAERTGRGTATIARALARMARIVDARTGEVWAIVTREGETWRACEGADLEAVARANGAADAAERQRQRHAEERRERKEIFGSRAAPREEKRNAN